A stretch of the Spirochaetaceae bacterium genome encodes the following:
- a CDS encoding type I glyceraldehyde-3-phosphate dehydrogenase (NAD-dependent; catalyzes the formation of 3-phospho-D-glyceroyl phosphate from D-glyceraldehyde 3-phosphate; active during glycolysis) — translation MSKVRVGFNGMGRIGKNVMRVIVSKLNDRFEIVAGNDLVPASDIAASLPKDAVYGRFPAAVEQTADNRIRVGDHELTIYAEMDASNVPWGDHGVDIVFECTGFYLTTEKAGAHLAGGAGRVIVSAPCNDDTDTVVVGVNHDILTPEHKIVSNASCTTNCLAPMTRAVDLSYPVKGGLMSTTHAATATQKVADTFGGGKNRATLNNVIPASTGAAVAVGKVLPHLNGKLNGTALRVPTDTGSVVEAVYQIDGTPSKEELVAALAANADQINGSTLLGEVITVNDYYECSRDCVGEPFSSMVSDSPLVVPVDDSASLVKLTSFYDNEMGFSHRMAELALIFAAA, via the coding sequence ATGAGCAAAGTACGCGTCGGATTCAACGGCATGGGCCGCATCGGCAAGAACGTGATGCGGGTCATCGTCTCCAAGCTGAACGACCGCTTCGAGATCGTGGCCGGCAACGACCTGGTGCCGGCGTCCGACATCGCCGCCAGCCTGCCCAAGGACGCGGTGTACGGCCGCTTCCCGGCCGCGGTGGAGCAGACCGCCGACAACAGGATCCGGGTCGGCGACCACGAGCTCACCATCTACGCCGAGATGGACGCGTCCAACGTGCCGTGGGGCGACCACGGCGTCGACATCGTGTTCGAGTGCACCGGCTTCTACCTGACCACCGAGAAGGCCGGCGCCCACCTCGCCGGCGGCGCGGGGCGCGTCATCGTGTCCGCACCCTGCAACGACGACACCGACACCGTGGTGGTGGGCGTCAACCACGACATCCTTACCCCCGAGCACAAGATCGTCTCCAACGCGAGTTGCACCACCAACTGCCTGGCGCCGATGACGCGCGCCGTCGACCTGAGCTACCCGGTCAAGGGCGGCCTGATGAGCACCACCCACGCCGCCACCGCCACCCAGAAGGTGGCCGACACGTTCGGCGGCGGCAAGAACCGCGCCACCCTCAACAACGTGATCCCGGCCAGCACCGGCGCCGCGGTGGCGGTCGGCAAGGTGCTGCCGCACCTCAACGGCAAGCTCAACGGCACCGCGCTGCGCGTGCCCACCGACACCGGCAGCGTGGTGGAAGCGGTCTACCAGATCGACGGCACCCCGTCCAAGGAGGAACTGGTCGCCGCGCTCGCCGCCAACGCCGACCAGATCAACGGCTCCACCCTGCTCGGCGAAGTGATCACCGTCAACGACTACTACGAGTGCTCCCGCGACTGCGTCGGCGAGCCGTTCTCGTCGATGGTGTCGGACAGCCCGCTGGTGGTGCCGGTCGACGACTCAGCCTCCCTCGTCAAGCTGACCAGCTTCTACGACAACGAAATGGGCTTCAGCCACCGCATGGCCGAACTCGCCCTCATCTTCGCCGCCGCCTGA